A section of the Pseudomonas flavescens genome encodes:
- a CDS encoding S8/S53 family peptidase codes for MLRRPPLRPVLSALLLATIAPSVLAAEPLRLKHLYRCEDVLDRQRQTFCLDARGMANGELQVLLDGKPLPASAVDRRDGLRISLDSDAYRSGPLWLQQGDAVSNPVWLSMAGSHVLAAKPGEVAKNMDGLNTYVDLVSVVIEEDAKGLDTARALAKKYGAEVVGAIPPLNTFQLRLPAKDLVQRDAMVLRLGSELSVDAVVIEESSAEEQEAPAGESADAHLDEEEWAANRFIDAVNYYQRRIPSKRSPIDTKPVRIGLIERNVDFDAPDFKDYLGAAEREGHTPHTRLYSRDADKPNGHGSTVAGILAARWDNGGNTGFLRGLDGAGPGFEVIVDRNSDAGITANIAASVNLVEDGVRVLNWSWGIHRVGAKNIHGDEIDSLVRSGIAMSGYEELLEEFFLWLRREHPDVVVINSAGNGASFSGADDYRLPSSFVTEQLFVVGGHQRSERKDVAVDDPAYVTRRSSSNVDTRVDITAAACVRASTAEEGKQGSVHCGTSYATPLVAGVVASLMSINPELHPDQLRMLLRRSAMTIGEEFDFEPTDADDLTAPILPSERGFDLKDKDIGRSARLDMQKALDLTVRSLDSVK; via the coding sequence ATGCTCCGCCGGCCACCGCTGCGCCCCGTTCTCAGCGCCCTGCTTCTGGCGACCATCGCGCCGTCGGTACTGGCGGCCGAGCCGCTGCGGCTCAAGCACCTGTACCGCTGTGAAGACGTACTGGATCGGCAGCGCCAGACCTTCTGCCTCGATGCCCGAGGCATGGCCAACGGCGAGCTGCAGGTGCTGCTCGATGGCAAGCCGCTGCCCGCCAGTGCCGTGGACCGTCGCGATGGCCTGCGCATCAGCCTGGACAGCGACGCTTACCGCAGCGGCCCGCTATGGCTGCAACAGGGTGACGCCGTCAGCAATCCGGTGTGGCTGTCCATGGCGGGCAGCCACGTGCTGGCAGCCAAGCCCGGTGAAGTGGCCAAGAACATGGATGGCCTGAACACCTATGTCGACCTGGTCAGTGTGGTCATCGAAGAAGACGCCAAGGGCCTCGACACGGCCAGGGCTCTGGCGAAGAAATACGGCGCTGAAGTGGTCGGCGCGATTCCCCCGCTCAATACCTTCCAGTTGCGCCTGCCGGCCAAGGACCTTGTCCAGCGCGACGCCATGGTGCTGCGCCTGGGTAGCGAGTTGAGCGTGGACGCCGTGGTCATCGAGGAGTCCTCGGCGGAGGAGCAGGAGGCGCCGGCCGGCGAGTCCGCGGATGCTCATCTCGATGAAGAGGAATGGGCGGCGAACCGCTTCATCGACGCGGTGAACTACTACCAGCGGCGCATCCCTTCGAAACGCTCGCCCATCGACACCAAACCGGTACGCATCGGGCTGATCGAGCGCAATGTCGACTTCGACGCTCCGGACTTCAAGGACTACCTCGGCGCCGCCGAACGCGAGGGCCATACCCCTCACACCCGCCTGTACAGCCGCGACGCCGACAAACCCAACGGGCACGGCTCGACCGTGGCGGGTATTCTCGCCGCGCGCTGGGACAACGGCGGCAATACCGGCTTCCTGCGTGGGCTGGATGGCGCCGGCCCGGGCTTCGAGGTGATCGTCGACCGCAATTCGGATGCCGGCATCACCGCCAACATCGCGGCCTCGGTCAACCTGGTCGAAGACGGCGTTCGCGTGCTGAACTGGAGCTGGGGCATCCACCGCGTGGGCGCCAAGAACATCCATGGCGACGAGATCGACTCGCTGGTGCGCTCGGGCATTGCCATGAGCGGTTACGAGGAACTGCTGGAGGAATTCTTCCTGTGGCTGCGTCGCGAGCACCCGGATGTCGTGGTGATCAACTCCGCTGGCAACGGTGCATCATTCTCCGGCGCCGACGATTACCGCCTGCCCTCCTCCTTCGTCACCGAACAATTGTTCGTGGTCGGCGGTCACCAGCGCAGCGAACGCAAGGATGTCGCGGTCGACGACCCGGCTTACGTCACCCGACGCAGCTCGTCGAACGTCGATACCCGTGTCGACATCACCGCTGCCGCTTGCGTGCGCGCCTCCACCGCAGAAGAAGGCAAACAGGGCAGCGTGCATTGCGGCACCTCCTATGCCACGCCGCTGGTCGCGGGCGTGGTTGCTTCACTTATGTCGATCAACCCCGAGCTGCATCCCGATCAGCTGCGCATGCTGCTGCGCCGCAGTGCCATGACCATCGGTGAGGAATTCGACTTCGAGCCAACCGATGCCGACGACCTGACGGCCCCCATTCTGCCCTCCGAGCGCGGCTTCGATCTGAAGGACAAGGACATCGGCCGTTCGGCCAGGCTGGACATGCAAAAAGCCCTGGATCTGACGGTGCGCAGCCTGGACAGCGTGAAATAG
- a CDS encoding MFS transporter, translating to MSLAAFALVASEFMPVSLLTPIAADLQITEGQAGQGIAVSGLFALLTSLVIAAIAARVDRKRLLLSLTLLMIVSGTVVAFAPNYLIFMLGRALIGVAIGGFWSLSAATAMRLVSKDQVPRALAIVNGGNALATVVAAPLGSFLGSLIGWRGAFFCIVPVATLAAVWLLLSLPSIKTERSGKSSNVFRLMKNLPVALGMVAVSVFFMGQFVLFTYLRPFLETVTQVGISILSLMLLVLGVAGLVGTFVIEVFLKRGLYRTLIAIPLLMAAIALALIHFGGSAATTTLLLGLWGLVATAAPVGWWTWLAKNLPDDAEAGGGLMVAIIQLAIALGATVGGLVFDLSGYRATFESSAALLVVAAVLACLAGRAALQAPSMASRTAA from the coding sequence ATGTCGCTCGCCGCATTCGCCCTGGTCGCCTCCGAGTTCATGCCGGTCAGCCTGCTCACGCCGATTGCAGCGGATCTGCAGATCACCGAGGGCCAGGCTGGCCAGGGTATCGCCGTGTCGGGGCTGTTCGCCCTGCTCACCAGCCTGGTCATCGCGGCCATAGCAGCACGTGTCGATCGCAAAAGGCTGCTGCTCTCACTGACGCTGCTGATGATCGTCTCGGGAACGGTGGTGGCGTTCGCACCGAACTACCTGATCTTCATGCTGGGCCGCGCCCTGATCGGCGTGGCCATCGGTGGCTTCTGGTCGTTGTCGGCGGCGACGGCGATGCGCCTGGTGTCCAAGGATCAGGTGCCCCGGGCACTGGCCATCGTCAACGGCGGCAACGCTCTGGCGACAGTCGTTGCAGCACCCCTGGGCAGTTTTCTCGGCTCGCTGATCGGTTGGCGCGGCGCATTTTTCTGCATCGTGCCGGTCGCCACACTTGCCGCTGTCTGGCTGCTGCTTAGCCTGCCTTCGATCAAAACGGAGCGCAGCGGCAAAAGCAGCAATGTCTTTCGGCTGATGAAGAACCTGCCCGTGGCGCTGGGCATGGTCGCAGTGAGTGTCTTTTTCATGGGCCAGTTCGTGCTGTTCACCTACCTGCGCCCGTTTCTGGAAACCGTCACTCAGGTCGGTATCAGCATACTGTCGCTCATGCTACTGGTACTGGGCGTGGCCGGTTTGGTGGGCACCTTCGTGATCGAGGTATTTCTGAAAAGAGGCCTGTATCGCACGCTCATCGCCATCCCGCTGCTGATGGCGGCAATTGCACTGGCGCTGATTCATTTCGGTGGCTCGGCCGCCACCACGACCCTATTGCTTGGCCTCTGGGGGCTGGTGGCGACGGCTGCGCCAGTCGGCTGGTGGACCTGGCTGGCGAAAAACCTGCCAGACGATGCCGAAGCGGGCGGAGGGCTGATGGTGGCGATCATCCAGCTGGCGATAGCCCTGGGCGCCACCGTTGGAGGGCTGGTGTTCGACCTGAGTGGCTATCGGGCAACCTTCGAATCGAGTGCAGCACTGCTGGTGGTCGCCGCTGTTCTCGCCTGCCTGGCGGGGCGTGCCGCGCTACAGGCACCATCGATGGCATCGCGTACTGCGGCGTGA
- a CDS encoding SDR family NAD(P)-dependent oxidoreductase has translation MSRLNGKVAIVTGAGRGIGRATAKLFAAEGASVAVLSRTPENVERVVADIRAAGGVALGVVCDIADAGQVSAAVDKVVAVYGRIDILVNNAFDPAAVTSSVLELSVEQLQRNFAMGPVAYLCTMQACYPYLKASGEGRIINFGSLAGVVGLPGYAPYNMAKEAVRALTRSAAREWGADRITVNNVLPIADTWGAAVDVPTPSNALARHGSPEQDIAPVVLFLASKDAQFLTGYSLTPDGGQIIDSAR, from the coding sequence ATGTCCCGGCTCAACGGAAAAGTTGCCATCGTCACTGGCGCTGGTCGCGGCATCGGCCGCGCCACCGCCAAGCTGTTCGCTGCAGAAGGTGCCAGTGTCGCGGTGCTGTCGCGCACACCTGAAAACGTCGAGCGCGTGGTCGCCGATATTCGTGCGGCTGGCGGCGTGGCCCTCGGTGTGGTCTGCGACATCGCCGATGCCGGGCAGGTCAGCGCAGCGGTGGACAAGGTGGTAGCGGTCTATGGCCGTATCGATATTCTGGTCAACAACGCTTTCGACCCCGCGGCAGTGACGTCATCGGTGCTCGAACTCTCGGTCGAGCAATTGCAACGCAACTTCGCCATGGGGCCGGTCGCCTACCTGTGCACCATGCAGGCCTGCTATCCGTACCTCAAAGCCAGCGGGGAGGGGCGGATCATCAACTTCGGCTCGTTGGCCGGTGTGGTCGGCCTGCCGGGCTATGCGCCCTACAACATGGCCAAGGAGGCGGTGCGGGCCCTGACGCGTTCGGCGGCGCGGGAATGGGGGGCAGACAGGATCACCGTCAACAACGTGCTGCCGATTGCAGACACCTGGGGAGCTGCGGTCGATGTGCCCACGCCTAGCAATGCGCTGGCCCGTCATGGCTCGCCGGAACAGGACATCGCACCGGTGGTGCTGTTTCTCGCCAGCAAGGATGCGCAGTTCCTGACTGGTTACAGCCTGACACCCGATGGTGGCCAGATCATCGACAGCGCCCGTTGA
- a CDS encoding winged helix-turn-helix transcriptional regulator, protein MENQTKDAEQVNMHEEMRRAFALLSGKWKLEVMWLLNQRVYRFGELRKAIPGITQHMLTAQLRELESDGLVTRTVFAEVPPRVEYEMTTKARALGPTMEALMQWWSEYGNSVPVKPNPRGRKPRDA, encoded by the coding sequence ATGGAAAACCAGACTAAAGACGCCGAACAGGTCAACATGCACGAGGAAATGCGCCGCGCATTCGCGCTGCTCTCGGGCAAGTGGAAACTGGAAGTCATGTGGCTGCTGAACCAGCGTGTCTATCGCTTTGGCGAGCTGCGCAAAGCCATCCCCGGTATCACCCAGCACATGCTGACAGCGCAGTTGCGCGAGCTGGAAAGCGACGGGCTGGTGACACGCACCGTGTTCGCGGAAGTGCCACCCCGAGTCGAATACGAAATGACCACCAAGGCACGCGCCCTCGGCCCGACCATGGAGGCACTGATGCAATGGTGGAGCGAATACGGCAACAGCGTGCCGGTAAAGCCCAACCCTAGAGGCCGCAAGCCGAGGGATGCTTGA
- a CDS encoding substrate-binding periplasmic protein — MRMKWWVVGLSLLALDCVAEELKIGFGTHKPPYVFERENRGLEYDVVIAAARAAGFTVKPYYSPMERLHRSFSMGEIDAMTTTNPKGGVARFYSQPYIHYQNVAMSLASRGYRIESIADLRHYSVRAFQRARFLLGDDFRQMAESNPRYHEEAQQVARNRLLYSGRVDVVIGDRRILHYFNREVYAQVDVGQPVTEHLLFPATAYHLGLHDEALRDRFDRGLAAIRASGEYAEIERRYAIY, encoded by the coding sequence ATGCGCATGAAGTGGTGGGTGGTCGGGCTGTCGCTCCTGGCGCTTGACTGTGTGGCCGAGGAGCTGAAAATCGGCTTCGGCACCCACAAGCCGCCCTATGTCTTCGAACGAGAGAACAGAGGGCTCGAGTACGATGTGGTAATCGCCGCAGCACGTGCCGCCGGCTTTACGGTAAAGCCTTACTACTCGCCCATGGAGCGCCTGCATCGGTCGTTCAGCATGGGCGAGATCGACGCCATGACCACGACCAATCCGAAGGGGGGAGTGGCGCGTTTCTATTCGCAGCCTTACATCCACTATCAGAACGTCGCCATGTCGCTGGCCTCCCGGGGCTATCGCATCGAAAGCATCGCTGATCTTCGCCACTACTCGGTTCGCGCCTTCCAGCGTGCGCGCTTCCTGCTCGGCGACGACTTTCGGCAGATGGCCGAGAGCAATCCGCGTTATCACGAAGAAGCCCAGCAGGTCGCCCGCAATCGGCTGCTCTACAGCGGGCGTGTGGATGTGGTGATCGGTGACCGGCGCATCCTGCATTACTTCAATCGCGAGGTGTATGCCCAGGTCGATGTCGGTCAGCCAGTCACCGAACACCTGCTGTTTCCGGCCACGGCCTACCACCTGGGGCTGCATGACGAGGCGTTGCGTGATCGCTTCGACCGCGGGCTGGCCGCCATTCGCGCGAGCGGCGAGTACGCAGAAATCGAACGGCGCTACGCGATTTACTGA
- a CDS encoding VOC family protein, which produces MFHRNKLVPELMVTDLQSSLAFWVSCLGFRVAYQRAEDGFAYLDLDGAQVMLEQVDVSAGQWLTAPLARPFGRGINLQVDVPAVGPVIHRLGLAGCSLFRGCTDTWYRVDALEVGQRELLIQDPDGYLIRLVERLGERPLHPAIS; this is translated from the coding sequence ATGTTTCATCGCAACAAGCTGGTCCCCGAACTGATGGTCACCGACCTGCAAAGCAGCCTGGCGTTCTGGGTCTCCTGCCTGGGGTTCAGGGTGGCGTACCAGCGGGCCGAAGACGGATTCGCCTATCTGGATCTGGATGGCGCTCAGGTCATGCTCGAGCAGGTTGACGTCTCGGCAGGCCAATGGCTCACAGCGCCATTGGCCAGGCCATTCGGAAGGGGCATCAATCTGCAGGTGGACGTTCCCGCAGTCGGCCCCGTCATCCATCGCCTTGGCCTGGCGGGCTGCAGCCTGTTTCGAGGCTGCACCGATACCTGGTACAGGGTTGACGCCCTGGAGGTCGGCCAGCGCGAGTTGCTCATCCAGGACCCCGACGGCTACCTGATCAGGCTGGTAGAGCGGTTGGGGGAGCGGCCTTTGCATCCCGCCATAAGCTAG
- a CDS encoding alpha/beta hydrolase yields MAQETQRATAEKTMTQGWDKTFPRSAKVEHQKVTFKNRYGITLAADLYLPRERGSQPLPALAVSGPFGAVKEQSSGLYAQTMAERGYITLAFDPSYTGESSGEPRDLASPDINTEDFSAAVDFLGLQKSVDRQRIGIIGICGFGGMGLSAAAVDTRIKAVVTTAMYDMSRVMAKGMNDSLTKEQRAQTLEQLSQQRWVDAQNGAPMPGPRILPEKLSGNDGAVIEEFFDYYRTPRGFHKNSPNSNGAWTTTTPLPFMNLPLLTNISDISPRPILIIAGEHAHSRYFSEDAFKAAAQPKDLLIVRDANHVDLYDRMDKIPFETITHFFDKNLK; encoded by the coding sequence ATGGCTCAGGAAACACAACGCGCGACAGCGGAAAAGACCATGACCCAGGGGTGGGACAAGACATTCCCCAGAAGCGCCAAGGTCGAACACCAGAAAGTGACCTTCAAGAACCGCTACGGCATCACCCTGGCAGCCGATCTCTACCTGCCCAGGGAGCGCGGCAGCCAGCCACTTCCGGCACTGGCTGTCAGTGGCCCGTTCGGCGCGGTGAAAGAGCAGTCGTCCGGCCTGTACGCCCAGACCATGGCCGAACGCGGCTACATCACGCTCGCGTTCGATCCGTCCTACACCGGTGAAAGCAGTGGCGAACCTCGCGATCTGGCCTCACCGGACATCAATACCGAAGATTTCAGCGCCGCTGTCGACTTCCTCGGACTGCAGAAATCGGTCGATCGCCAGCGCATCGGCATCATCGGCATCTGCGGCTTCGGTGGCATGGGGCTGAGCGCCGCAGCGGTCGATACGCGCATCAAGGCCGTGGTCACCACCGCCATGTACGACATGTCGCGCGTCATGGCAAAGGGCATGAACGACAGCCTTACCAAGGAACAACGCGCACAGACGCTGGAGCAGTTGAGCCAGCAGCGCTGGGTCGATGCCCAGAACGGAGCGCCAATGCCGGGGCCACGCATCCTGCCGGAGAAACTCAGTGGTAACGACGGCGCGGTCATCGAGGAGTTCTTCGACTATTACCGCACGCCACGCGGCTTCCACAAGAACTCGCCGAACTCCAATGGCGCCTGGACCACCACCACACCGCTGCCGTTCATGAATCTGCCGCTGCTGACCAACATCTCGGACATTTCACCACGGCCGATTCTGATCATCGCCGGTGAGCATGCGCATTCGCGCTACTTCAGCGAGGACGCCTTCAAGGCGGCTGCACAACCCAAGGATCTGTTGATCGTCAGGGACGCCAACCATGTAGATCTTTATGACCGCATGGACAAAATCCCCTTCGAGACGATCACCCATTTCTTCGACAAGAACCTCAAGTAA
- a CDS encoding DoxX family protein, with protein sequence MIESYLYWFSTALLSLLYLASATLYIVKRDWVRQALADLGYPAYLVPLLTAVKLLAVATMLSRFSVVLSDLAYAGMFFHLLLSGLAHIGVRKPGGALPALIGLLLLGASFVTQNAARELASPYGPMVVAQQTSPN encoded by the coding sequence ATGATCGAAAGTTACCTCTATTGGTTCAGCACCGCGCTGCTGTCTCTGCTCTACCTGGCTTCCGCCACGCTGTACATCGTCAAGCGTGACTGGGTTCGTCAGGCCCTCGCTGATCTCGGTTACCCGGCCTACCTGGTGCCGCTGCTCACTGCCGTGAAGCTGCTGGCGGTGGCCACGATGTTGTCGCGTTTCAGTGTGGTGCTCAGTGATCTTGCCTATGCCGGCATGTTCTTTCATCTGTTGCTGTCCGGGCTTGCGCACATCGGTGTGCGCAAGCCCGGTGGCGCGCTGCCGGCACTGATCGGTCTGCTACTGCTGGGTGCTTCCTTCGTCACTCAGAACGCTGCCCGCGAGCTTGCATCCCCCTACGGGCCGATGGTTGTCGCTCAGCAAACTTCCCCCAACTGA
- a CDS encoding LTA synthase family protein, with protein MRFFSPWLQRPVSALTALVVLFIALPLVSRYTLGWSHPFGYLSDLAIGSLLLWLVMRRGLLLGIPLIIGWVTLNLGTVELVSAVGRMPEPADLHYLTDAQFLSHSTQGGGLTHPWLAAGLIAAALAFFVLLAIGRKQRASKPSPAWLLLPLGLLAAHGIYQYRSPSEADQWLQFNLPHKWLAEGISAAQIGVENWIARGQPSSPPDVTGLTRLDMDGTSLLSEPGRARNVLIITLEGIPGAYIAASRQAIGSSYQADPMPRLSQWAERGMLTHDYVLHGHQTIRGLYAMLCGDYDKLASGTPKGIELLANAERSAQCLPAQLREQGFSTHFLQGAGLRFMAKDQIMPRMGFDKTLGRDWFRNTPYLDFAWGMDDKAYFEGALTYVDGLRKQKAPWMLTLLTVGTHQPYSAPADYLDRHPSAKQAAIAYLDDAVGEFLEALDTRGVLDDTLVIVTSDESHGIENVRLASAWGFNLMLAPEQAQLPSIKGGVYGHVDLTASVLDYFALPLPADIAGRSMLRDYAQGREIISYTNGLLREHDGHGTLTECNFQQVCRRYASPGFIADHADYLGRVSGKPARLVSQRAELLDRSLSDGQGNQLLQFASNERIRLRTTPGDDWADNLIGAQYLELPKGTQTTVTLKVNALKMAKSGATLRLKTKEFDRDVLINIPEIPLLREGQPLELSFSFDNLDTRKAFSFHLVGEGKGSIEITDFSVETRPMEAELLAAQAEEESEELAQ; from the coding sequence GTGCGTTTTTTCAGCCCATGGCTGCAGCGGCCTGTCAGTGCTCTGACGGCGCTGGTTGTCCTGTTCATTGCTCTTCCGCTTGTCAGCCGCTACACCCTGGGCTGGTCACACCCCTTCGGTTACCTCTCGGACCTGGCCATCGGCAGCCTGCTGCTGTGGCTGGTCATGCGCCGCGGCCTGCTGCTGGGCATCCCGCTGATTATCGGCTGGGTGACGCTCAACCTCGGCACCGTGGAATTGGTCAGTGCCGTCGGCCGCATGCCGGAGCCGGCAGACCTGCACTACCTGACCGATGCACAGTTCCTCAGCCACTCGACCCAAGGCGGCGGCCTCACTCATCCCTGGCTGGCTGCCGGGCTGATCGCGGCTGCCCTGGCGTTCTTCGTGCTCCTGGCCATCGGCCGCAAACAGCGCGCCAGCAAACCCTCGCCCGCCTGGCTGCTCTTGCCGCTCGGCCTGCTCGCCGCTCATGGTATCTATCAGTACCGCAGCCCCAGCGAAGCGGACCAGTGGCTGCAATTCAACCTGCCACACAAGTGGCTGGCGGAAGGCATCAGCGCCGCGCAGATCGGTGTCGAAAACTGGATCGCCAGGGGGCAGCCAAGCAGCCCGCCAGATGTGACCGGGCTGACCCGACTGGACATGGACGGCACCTCGCTGCTGAGCGAGCCAGGCCGCGCGCGCAATGTTCTGATCATCACCCTGGAGGGCATTCCCGGCGCCTACATCGCCGCCAGTCGCCAGGCCATCGGCAGCAGCTACCAGGCCGATCCGATGCCGCGCCTGAGCCAATGGGCCGAGCGCGGCATGCTGACCCATGATTACGTGCTGCACGGCCACCAGACCATTCGCGGGCTCTACGCGATGCTCTGTGGTGACTACGACAAGCTCGCGTCGGGCACGCCGAAAGGCATCGAGCTGCTGGCCAATGCCGAGCGCAGCGCTCAGTGTCTGCCCGCGCAACTGCGCGAACAGGGTTTCAGCACGCACTTCCTGCAGGGAGCCGGGCTGCGCTTCATGGCCAAGGACCAGATCATGCCACGCATGGGGTTCGACAAGACCCTCGGCCGCGACTGGTTCCGCAACACACCGTATCTCGACTTCGCCTGGGGCATGGACGACAAAGCCTACTTCGAAGGCGCACTGACCTACGTCGACGGCCTGCGCAAGCAGAAAGCGCCGTGGATGCTGACTCTGCTCACCGTCGGCACCCACCAGCCCTACTCCGCCCCAGCCGACTACCTCGACCGTCACCCCAGCGCCAAGCAGGCCGCCATCGCCTACCTGGACGACGCCGTTGGCGAGTTTCTCGAGGCGCTCGACACGCGTGGCGTACTCGACGACACCCTGGTGATCGTCACCTCCGACGAGTCCCATGGCATCGAGAACGTACGCCTGGCTTCAGCCTGGGGCTTCAACCTCATGCTCGCGCCGGAGCAGGCCCAGTTGCCATCGATCAAGGGCGGCGTTTACGGGCATGTCGACCTGACCGCCTCGGTTCTCGACTATTTCGCCCTGCCCTTGCCGGCGGATATCGCTGGCCGCTCGATGCTGCGTGACTACGCCCAGGGCCGCGAAATCATCTCCTATACCAATGGCCTGCTGCGTGAACACGACGGCCACGGCACGCTCACCGAGTGCAACTTCCAGCAGGTCTGCCGCCGTTATGCCAGCCCGGGTTTCATCGCCGATCACGCCGACTACCTGGGTCGCGTCAGTGGCAAACCGGCGCGCCTGGTGAGTCAGCGCGCCGAGCTGCTGGATCGCTCGCTCAGTGATGGTCAGGGCAACCAGTTGCTGCAGTTCGCCAGCAACGAACGCATTCGCCTGCGTACCACACCGGGCGACGACTGGGCCGACAACCTGATCGGCGCCCAGTACCTGGAGTTGCCGAAGGGCACGCAAACCACGGTGACCCTCAAGGTCAATGCGCTGAAGATGGCCAAGTCGGGCGCCACGCTGCGCCTGAAGACCAAGGAGTTCGATCGCGACGTGCTGATCAACATCCCGGAGATTCCGCTGCTCAGGGAGGGCCAGCCACTGGAGCTCAGCTTCTCCTTCGACAACCTCGATACGCGCAAGGCATTTTCCTTCCACCTGGTGGGTGAAGGTAAGGGCTCCATCGAGATCACCGATTTCAGCGTCGAGACGCGGCCGATGGAAGCCGAACTGCTGGCCGCCCAGGCAGAGGAAGAAAGCGAAGAGCTGGCCCAGTGA
- a CDS encoding CvfB family protein, translating to MAVIGRMNSLQVVKHTDFGLYLDGGADGEILLPKRYIPKETPSEVEDWLNVFVYLDSEDKLIATTEKPKVQVGEFASLKVVDINRVGLFLDWGLPKDLLLPHSEEKRPLQIGDYCVVHVFVDKRSRRITATARLDRYLDKLPATYKAGEEVDLLVVEPTDMGFKAIINGKHWGLIHKNEVIGFMRPGIRQPGFIKEMRGDGKISLSLQPIGQQAAGGLSEQILDRLRESGGVLELSDKSSPERISAMFRVSKGNFKKAIGGLYKQGLIHIHEDRIELVG from the coding sequence ATGGCTGTTATCGGACGTATGAATTCCTTGCAGGTCGTCAAGCACACCGACTTCGGTCTGTATCTGGATGGCGGGGCGGATGGCGAAATCCTGCTGCCCAAACGCTACATCCCCAAGGAGACGCCGAGCGAGGTGGAAGACTGGCTCAACGTGTTCGTCTATCTGGACAGCGAAGACAAGCTGATCGCCACCACCGAGAAACCCAAGGTGCAGGTCGGCGAGTTCGCCAGCCTGAAGGTGGTCGACATCAATCGCGTTGGCCTGTTCCTCGACTGGGGGTTGCCCAAGGATCTGCTGCTGCCACACTCCGAAGAAAAGCGCCCGCTGCAGATTGGTGATTACTGCGTGGTCCACGTGTTCGTCGACAAACGCAGCCGTCGCATCACTGCGACCGCACGCCTGGACCGCTATCTGGACAAGCTGCCGGCCACCTACAAGGCTGGCGAGGAAGTCGATCTGCTGGTGGTCGAGCCCACCGACATGGGCTTCAAGGCGATCATCAACGGCAAGCACTGGGGGCTGATCCACAAGAACGAAGTGATCGGCTTCATGCGCCCCGGCATTCGCCAACCCGGCTTCATCAAGGAGATGCGCGGCGACGGCAAGATCAGCCTCAGCCTGCAACCGATCGGTCAGCAGGCAGCCGGTGGCCTCAGTGAGCAGATTCTCGATCGCCTGCGCGAAAGCGGCGGCGTTCTGGAGCTCAGCGACAAGAGCTCGCCGGAACGTATCAGCGCCATGTTCCGGGTCAGCAAGGGCAACTTCAAGAAAGCCATTGGTGGCCTGTACAAGCAGGGGCTGATCCATATCCACGAAGACCGTATCGAACTGGTCGGCTGA